The following are encoded together in the Oncorhynchus kisutch isolate 150728-3 linkage group LG8, Okis_V2, whole genome shotgun sequence genome:
- the LOC109896124 gene encoding rapamycin-insensitive companion of mTOR-like isoform X2 — protein sequence MTAGKRSDKSYSHTLPRRAQSLKSPSMAAINSLADCSFMYTSPRDALGYATLRKLQQQRIHPSLSHSEVLASPAKDVLFTDAITMKTGSLDSRLMVRRCTRKQKRSCRCNQSQSEWI from the exons CTACTCACATACCCTCCCCCGTAGAGCCCAGAGTCTCAAGTCTCCCTCCATGGCGGCTATTAATAGCCTGGCGGACTGCAGTTTCATGTACACCAGCCCGCGGGATGCACTAGGCTATGCTACTCTGAGGAAGCTGCAGCAGCAGAGGATCCACCCGTCTCTGTCTCATAGCGAGGTGTTAGCGTCGCCTGCTAAAGACGTACTGTTCACTGACGCTATCACTATGAAGACTGGTAGTCTGGACTCGAGGCTGATGGTGCGCAG ATGTACGAGGAAGCAGAAGCGATCCTGTCGATGCAACCAAAGCCAGTCGGAGTGGATATAG